The Yersinia intermedia genome window below encodes:
- a CDS encoding helix-turn-helix domain-containing protein produces MNLYRIRELRLARAWSQEQLAELCSLSVRTIQRIENGEQASLETLSAIAAVMDLKVGELYCPHASQEQDTPSQAVDQRVIDARKAVEDEMAFVRQLLRAVILCAVLFAINWFTSPGYMWAWWVVLGLSIPLCLRAINQFLLGNWVERWQQKRLQKKLRNL; encoded by the coding sequence ATGAACCTGTATCGTATTCGTGAATTACGGTTGGCCCGGGCCTGGTCACAAGAACAATTGGCTGAGCTTTGTAGTTTGAGTGTGCGCACGATTCAACGCATAGAGAATGGTGAACAAGCCAGTCTGGAAACACTGAGTGCCATTGCAGCAGTCATGGATCTGAAAGTCGGTGAACTGTATTGCCCACATGCTTCTCAGGAACAAGATACCCCATCGCAAGCCGTTGACCAGCGCGTCATTGATGCCCGCAAAGCGGTTGAGGATGAAATGGCTTTCGTGCGGCAGTTGCTGCGGGCGGTTATCCTGTGTGCGGTACTGTTTGCTATCAATTGGTTTACTTCACCTGGCTATATGTGGGCCTGGTGGGTAGTCCTAGGGCTAAGTATTCCGCTGTGTCTGCGGGCAATAAATCAGTTTTTGCTAGGCAATTGGGTAGAGCGCTGGCAGCAAAAACGCTTACAAAAAAAGTTACGTAATCTGTAA
- the wrbA gene encoding NAD(P)H:quinone oxidoreductase, which yields MAKILVLYYSMYGHIETLASAIAEGAKKVNGVEVTIKRVPETMPPDAFANAGGKTNQQAPVATPQELADYDGIIFGTPTRFGNMAGQMRTFLDQTGGLWASGALFGKVASVFSSTGTGGGQEHTITSTWTTLAHHGFIIVPIGYGAKELFDVSQTRGGTPYGATTIAGGDGSRQPSAEELAIARFQGEHVAKITAKLVS from the coding sequence ATGGCGAAAATTTTAGTGCTTTACTATTCCATGTATGGGCATATCGAGACACTTGCCAGTGCGATTGCCGAAGGTGCCAAAAAAGTTAACGGCGTTGAAGTGACCATCAAACGGGTCCCTGAAACCATGCCGCCAGACGCTTTCGCCAACGCAGGCGGCAAAACTAACCAACAAGCCCCGGTCGCGACGCCGCAAGAACTGGCAGATTACGATGGTATCATTTTTGGTACGCCAACCCGTTTCGGTAATATGGCAGGGCAAATGCGCACCTTCCTTGATCAAACCGGCGGGCTATGGGCTTCTGGCGCACTGTTCGGCAAAGTTGCCAGTGTGTTCTCCTCCACCGGTACTGGCGGCGGGCAAGAGCACACCATCACCTCCACGTGGACCACACTAGCCCATCACGGTTTTATCATCGTGCCAATCGGTTATGGGGCCAAGGAGTTATTTGATGTTTCACAAACCCGTGGCGGCACTCCATATGGCGCAACAACTATTGCCGGTGGTGATGGTTCCCGTCAACCAAGTGCTGAAGAGCTTGCCATTGCCCGTTTCCAGGGTGAGCATGTAGCGAAAATTACCGCCAAACTGGTAAGCTAA
- the efeB gene encoding iron uptake transporter deferrochelatase/peroxidase subunit, whose protein sequence is MSKKTGPQHGPYPHDNGAALLSRRRLLLGMGMMSGTLALGGAKIARAADCPAPEAALAQDERWQKQPFYGQHQSGVLTPQQAAMMLVAFDVLATDKAALTRLFKLLTERLAFLTSGGHAPSVNAKLPPLDSGIMGPEIYPDNLTITVSVGDSLFDERFGLQGQKPLRLQKMARFPNDSLDAGLCHGDILLQICANTNETVIHALRDIIKHSPDLLSVRWKREGFISAHAARSKGKETPINLLGFKDGTANPKTSDKPLINQVVWVQSNMGEPAWAVGGSYQAARIIRFKVEFWDRTPLQEQQTIFGRDKHSGAPLGSIHEHDEPDYTKDPDGNVIKLDAHIRLANPRTAETQNNLMLRRGYSYSLGVSNSGQLDMGLLFICYQSDLEKAFLTVQKRLNGEALEEYVKPIGGGYFFVLPGVTDANHYLAQGLLEA, encoded by the coding sequence ATGAGTAAGAAAACCGGCCCGCAACACGGGCCGTATCCACATGATAACGGGGCGGCCTTGCTGTCCCGCCGGCGTTTATTGCTGGGTATGGGCATGATGAGTGGCACTTTGGCGCTTGGTGGGGCAAAAATAGCCCGTGCCGCTGATTGCCCGGCACCTGAAGCCGCGCTTGCGCAAGATGAACGCTGGCAGAAGCAGCCCTTTTATGGTCAGCATCAGTCAGGGGTATTAACCCCACAGCAAGCGGCTATGATGCTGGTAGCGTTTGATGTACTGGCCACCGATAAGGCGGCTTTGACCCGATTATTCAAACTGCTGACTGAGCGACTGGCCTTCCTGACCAGTGGCGGGCATGCACCTTCGGTGAATGCCAAATTACCCCCGCTGGACTCTGGGATTATGGGGCCGGAAATTTACCCGGATAACCTGACCATCACAGTTTCTGTCGGGGATTCCTTGTTTGATGAGCGGTTTGGTTTGCAGGGGCAAAAACCCCTACGGCTACAAAAAATGGCGCGTTTCCCCAATGATTCACTGGATGCAGGCTTGTGCCATGGTGATATCTTGCTGCAAATTTGTGCCAATACTAATGAAACAGTGATTCATGCGCTACGCGACATTATCAAGCACTCGCCGGACTTACTCAGCGTAAGGTGGAAGCGTGAAGGCTTTATTTCCGCTCATGCGGCCCGCAGTAAAGGCAAAGAAACACCAATCAATTTGTTGGGCTTTAAAGACGGTACGGCAAACCCGAAAACCAGTGATAAGCCATTGATCAATCAAGTGGTATGGGTTCAGAGCAATATGGGGGAGCCTGCGTGGGCCGTCGGTGGTAGTTATCAGGCTGCGCGGATTATTCGCTTTAAAGTGGAGTTCTGGGATCGCACACCGTTACAAGAACAGCAAACCATCTTTGGCCGTGATAAACACAGCGGTGCGCCCTTGGGTAGCATACATGAACATGATGAGCCGGATTACACCAAAGATCCCGATGGCAATGTGATTAAGCTGGATGCACATATTCGGCTGGCAAATCCGCGTACCGCGGAAACCCAGAATAACCTGATGTTACGCCGTGGCTACAGTTACTCGCTGGGGGTGTCAAATTCAGGGCAACTGGACATGGGCTTACTGTTTATCTGCTATCAATCTGATTTGGAAAAGGCGTTCCTGACAGTACAAAAGCGCTTGAATGGTGAGGCGCTAGAAGAGTATGTCAAGCCGATCGGTGGGGGATATTTCTTCGTTTTGCCAGGGGTGACTGATGCTAACCACTATCTGGCTCAAGGGCTGCTTGAAGCCTAA
- the efeO gene encoding iron uptake system protein EfeO, whose amino-acid sequence MSNRFFRRTALHAALLALPVVASNVHAADIPQIKITVNDKQCEPMVLSVPAGKTQFIVHNASQKGLEWEILKGVMVVEERENIAPGFTQKMTANLEPGEYDMTCGLLSNPKGKLTVTAAGDQTAVKPDAMALVGPIAEYKVYVTQEVAQLVTQTKAFTDAIKKGDLALARKLYAPTRQHYERIEPIAELFSDLDGSIDAREDDFEQKAADPKFTGFHRLEKILFGDNTTKGADKFADQLYKDTLELQQRISGLTFAPNKVVGGAAGLIEEVAASKISGEEDRYSRTDLWDFQANVDGAQKIVNLLRPLLEKADQPLLQKIDANFKTVDSVLAKYRTKAGYESYEKLTDADRNAMKGPITALAEDLAQLRGVLGLD is encoded by the coding sequence ATGTCTAACCGGTTCTTCCGTCGCACCGCCTTGCACGCTGCACTATTGGCACTACCTGTTGTTGCTAGCAACGTACATGCGGCTGATATTCCACAAATTAAAATTACCGTTAACGACAAGCAGTGTGAGCCAATGGTGCTGTCTGTTCCTGCCGGTAAAACTCAATTTATTGTTCATAATGCCAGCCAGAAAGGGCTGGAGTGGGAGATCCTCAAAGGCGTTATGGTGGTTGAGGAGCGTGAAAATATTGCACCGGGCTTTACTCAGAAGATGACGGCTAATCTGGAGCCGGGTGAATACGATATGACCTGCGGTTTACTCAGCAATCCGAAAGGCAAATTGACTGTGACTGCGGCAGGGGATCAGACTGCGGTAAAACCAGATGCGATGGCATTGGTTGGGCCGATTGCAGAATACAAAGTCTATGTGACACAAGAAGTTGCCCAATTAGTGACGCAAACTAAAGCTTTTACTGATGCAATCAAGAAAGGCGATCTGGCTCTGGCCCGTAAGTTGTATGCGCCAACCCGCCAGCATTATGAGCGCATCGAACCTATTGCTGAATTGTTCTCAGATTTGGATGGCAGTATCGATGCTCGTGAAGACGATTTTGAGCAGAAAGCTGCTGATCCTAAATTTACCGGTTTCCACCGTTTAGAGAAGATCCTGTTTGGTGACAACACCACCAAAGGTGCGGATAAATTTGCCGACCAACTGTATAAGGACACCCTTGAATTACAACAGCGCATCAGTGGCCTGACATTTGCGCCAAATAAAGTGGTCGGCGGTGCTGCGGGCTTAATCGAAGAGGTTGCGGCCAGCAAAATCAGTGGCGAAGAAGACCGTTACAGCCGTACTGACTTGTGGGATTTCCAGGCTAACGTTGATGGTGCACAGAAAATTGTTAATCTGCTGCGGCCATTGCTGGAAAAAGCCGATCAACCGCTGCTGCAAAAAATTGATGCTAATTTCAAAACCGTCGATAGCGTATTGGCAAAATATCGTACGAAAGCGGGCTATGAGTCTTACGAGAAATTAACTGATGCTGATCGCAATGCCATGAAGGGCCCGATTACGGCACTGGCGGAAGACCTTGCTCAGCTTCGTGGCGTATTAGGTTTGGATTGA
- the efeU gene encoding iron uptake transporter permease EfeU yields the protein MFVPFLIMFREGLEAALIVSLIASYLKRTQRGHWMGAVWIGVITAAALCLAIGIFINETTGEFPQKQQELFEGIIAVVAVCILTYMVFWMRKVSKSVKVHLEGAIDHALNSGRSQGWALVAMVFFAVAREGLESVFFLLAAFQQDVGIGAPIGAILGLACAILVGMAIYWGGVKLHLAKFFKWTSLFILFVAAGLAAGAIRAFHEAGLWNHFQDIAFDLTNVLSTHSLLGTFLEGMFGYQEAPTVSEVAAYFIYLLPALILFFLPPRTTAATTASVARKTNQ from the coding sequence ATGTTTGTCCCATTTCTTATTATGTTTCGTGAAGGGCTGGAAGCCGCGCTGATTGTTAGTTTGATCGCCAGTTATCTTAAACGTACTCAACGCGGTCACTGGATGGGGGCGGTGTGGATTGGCGTGATAACAGCGGCAGCGCTGTGCCTGGCTATCGGCATCTTTATTAATGAAACCACCGGTGAGTTTCCGCAGAAACAGCAAGAGCTGTTTGAAGGCATTATCGCGGTGGTCGCAGTTTGCATTTTAACTTATATGGTGTTCTGGATGCGCAAGGTATCCAAATCAGTCAAAGTCCATTTGGAAGGGGCAATTGATCATGCACTTAATTCAGGCCGTAGTCAGGGCTGGGCATTAGTGGCGATGGTCTTTTTTGCTGTCGCCCGAGAAGGGCTTGAATCCGTGTTCTTCTTACTGGCGGCTTTCCAGCAAGATGTTGGGATTGGTGCACCTATTGGCGCAATACTTGGCCTGGCCTGCGCTATTTTGGTGGGCATGGCGATCTACTGGGGTGGCGTTAAGTTGCATCTGGCTAAATTCTTCAAATGGACCAGCCTATTCATTCTGTTTGTCGCCGCGGGCTTGGCCGCCGGAGCCATTAGAGCTTTCCATGAAGCCGGTCTGTGGAATCATTTTCAGGATATCGCATTCGATTTGACTAATGTGCTCTCCACTCACTCATTACTTGGCACCTTCCTTGAAGGCATGTTTGGCTATCAGGAGGCTCCGACAGTCAGTGAAGTCGCAGCCTATTTTATCTACCTGCTTCCGGCGCTGATCCTATTTTTCCTTCCACCACGCACCACTGCAGCCACAACTGCCTCTGTTGCGCGGAAAACTAACCAATAA
- the putP gene encoding sodium/proline symporter PutP, with protein MTMNTPMLVTFLVYIFGMIFIGLMAYRATNNFDDYILGGRSLGSVVTALSAGASDMSGWLLMGLPGAIFLSGISESWIAIGLTIGAYLNWKLVAGRLRVHTEANDNALTLPDYFTSRFEDKSKLLRVISAVVILVFFTIYCASGIVAGARLFESTFDMSYGTALWAGAAATIAYTFIGGFLAVSWTDTVQATLMIFALILTPIIVILAVGGIDTSVMIIAAKNPANIDMFKGLNLVAILSLLGWGLGYFGQPHILARFMAADSHRTIRSARRISMTWMILCLAGTIAVGFFGIAYFENHPEQAGNVSQNGERVFIELAKLLFNPWIAGILLSAILAAVMSTLSCQLLVCSSALTEDLYKAFLRKKASQKELVWVGRAMVLLVALIAIALAANPDNRVLGLVSYAWAGFGAAFGPVVLISVIWPRMTRNGALVGMLIGAITVIVWKQYAWLGLYEIIPGFLFASIAIVVVSLLGREPTNTITERFHNAEAEFKTV; from the coding sequence ATGACCATGAATACACCAATGCTGGTGACTTTTTTAGTTTACATTTTTGGGATGATATTTATTGGCCTCATGGCCTACCGGGCCACCAATAACTTTGATGATTATATTCTGGGCGGGCGGAGTTTAGGCAGTGTTGTGACTGCATTATCTGCTGGTGCTTCTGATATGAGTGGTTGGTTATTAATGGGGCTACCAGGGGCCATTTTCCTATCAGGTATTTCCGAGAGTTGGATAGCCATTGGTTTAACGATTGGTGCTTATCTTAACTGGAAGTTGGTTGCAGGTCGTTTGCGGGTCCATACCGAAGCCAATGATAATGCTCTGACATTACCGGATTATTTCACTAGCCGTTTTGAAGATAAGAGTAAATTACTGCGAGTGATATCAGCCGTAGTTATTTTAGTCTTCTTTACTATTTATTGTGCTTCAGGGATCGTTGCCGGTGCGCGTTTATTCGAAAGCACGTTTGATATGAGCTACGGCACTGCATTGTGGGCAGGTGCTGCCGCAACCATCGCTTATACCTTTATTGGCGGCTTCCTCGCGGTAAGCTGGACGGATACTGTGCAAGCGACGCTGATGATTTTTGCTCTGATCCTGACCCCGATTATCGTTATTCTGGCCGTGGGCGGTATCGACACTTCCGTGATGATCATTGCCGCGAAAAATCCCGCGAATATCGATATGTTTAAAGGGCTGAATCTGGTTGCTATCCTCTCTCTGCTTGGTTGGGGATTGGGTTATTTTGGTCAGCCACATATTCTGGCGCGTTTTATGGCCGCAGACTCTCACCGTACCATTCGTAGCGCCCGCCGTATCAGCATGACCTGGATGATCCTCTGTCTGGCGGGGACCATTGCAGTCGGCTTCTTTGGTATTGCTTACTTTGAAAACCATCCTGAGCAAGCAGGGAACGTGAGCCAGAATGGTGAGCGTGTCTTCATCGAACTGGCTAAATTACTGTTCAACCCATGGATTGCTGGTATTTTACTGTCCGCCATTCTTGCGGCAGTGATGAGTACCTTAAGCTGCCAGTTGCTGGTGTGTTCTAGTGCGTTGACCGAAGATCTGTACAAAGCATTCTTGCGTAAAAAGGCCAGCCAGAAAGAGTTAGTATGGGTAGGTCGTGCCATGGTGTTATTGGTGGCATTGATAGCTATCGCACTGGCAGCGAACCCTGATAACCGGGTTCTTGGTTTGGTTAGCTATGCATGGGCAGGTTTTGGTGCTGCATTTGGTCCAGTCGTTCTTATCTCGGTGATATGGCCGCGAATGACTCGTAATGGTGCGCTGGTGGGGATGTTGATCGGCGCGATTACAGTTATCGTCTGGAAGCAATATGCCTGGTTAGGCTTGTATGAAATTATCCCTGGTTTCTTATTTGCGAGTATCGCCATTGTGGTGGTGAGCTTGCTGGGGCGTGAGCCAACTAACACCATTACAGAACGTTTCCATAATGCCGAAGCGGAGTTTAAAACCGTTTAA
- the putA gene encoding trifunctional transcriptional regulator/proline dehydrogenase/L-glutamate gamma-semialdehyde dehydrogenase, which yields MGSTTMGVKLDEATRDRIKGAAQRIDRTPHWLIKQAIFNYLERLENGSVLPELPTTHVTPIAEADDIMPQVTESAHQPFLDFAEQVLPQSVIRAAITAAYRRPETEAIPMLLEQARLPADLAQETHKLAYSIAEKLRNQKSANGRAGIVQGLLQEFSLSSQEGVALMCLAEALLRIPDKPTRDALIRDKISNGNWHSHLGRSPSMFVNAATWGLLFTGHLVSTHNEAKLSGSLNRIIGKGGEPLIRKGVDMAMRLMGEQFVTGETIAEALANANKLEDKGFRYSYDMLGEAALTEVDAQAYLLSYQQAIHAIGKASNGRGIYEGPGISIKLSALHPRYSRAQYERVMDELYPRLLSLTLQARQYDIGINIDAEEADRLEISLDLLEKLCFEPKLAGWNGIGFVIQAYQKRCPATIDAVIDMAQRSRRRLMIRLVKGAYWDSEIKRAQVDGLEGYPVYTRKVYTDVSYLACARKLLAVPNLIYPQFATHNAHTLSAIYHLAGQNYYPGQYEFQCLHGMGEPLYEQVVGKVADGKLNRPCRIYAPVGTHETLLAYLVRRLLENGANTSFVNRIADATLPLDELVADPVSAVEAIAASEGQLGLPHPRIPLPRELYGQARANSSGLDLANEHRLASLSSALLTSASQIWRAEPIIGAERDSGIVVDNLTEQTVINPAEPTDIVGYVRETTEVEVNRALDVAGSAGAIWFATPPAERAAILVRAAELMESQMQTLMGILVREAGKTFSNAIAEVREAVDFLHYYAGIVRNDFSNDSHRPLGPVVCISPWNFPLAIFTGQIAAALAAGNSVLAKPAEQTPLIAAQAVRILLEAGIPQGVLQLLPGRGDSVGATLVNDNRVRGVMFTGSTEVAAILQRSIAGRLDPQGRPTPLIAETGGLNAMIVDSSALTEQVVTDVVASAFDSAGQRCSALRILCIQEDVAEHTLQMLRGAMAECRMGNPERLSTDIGPVIDAEAKAGIERHIQAMRAKGRKVYQAARTNSQDETEWQRGTFIKPTLIELDSFDELKKEIFGPVLHVVRFQRQDLSSLVDQINASGYGLTLGIHTRIDETIAQVTEKAKVGNLYVNRNMVGAVVGVQPFGGEGLSGTGPKAGGPLYLYRLLCSRPEDAVLNTLAHQNIEQPQNMAGREALQIAYRALIQWADKQQYGELVPLAQRYGELAQSGTIQLLPGPTGERNSYTLLPRERVLCLADNDADALIQLAAVLAIGCEILWPEQGIQKDLLRQLPAVVQSRITLTHDWQTANVTFDAVIYHGDADQLRTLCEQIAQIEGPIVSVQGFARGETNILLERLLIEHSLSVNTAAAGGNASLMTIG from the coding sequence ATGGGTAGCACCACAATGGGCGTGAAACTCGATGAAGCAACACGCGACCGTATCAAGGGCGCAGCACAGCGTATCGACCGCACACCACACTGGCTGATTAAGCAGGCCATTTTTAACTATTTGGAAAGACTGGAAAATGGCAGTGTGCTACCCGAGCTGCCAACAACGCATGTGACCCCTATCGCAGAAGCGGACGATATTATGCCGCAAGTCACTGAAAGCGCCCACCAACCATTTTTAGATTTTGCGGAGCAAGTGTTGCCGCAGTCCGTTATTCGAGCGGCCATCACTGCGGCCTATCGCCGCCCAGAAACTGAAGCCATTCCGATGTTATTGGAACAGGCTCGTTTACCGGCAGATTTAGCACAAGAAACACACAAACTGGCCTATTCCATTGCCGAGAAGTTACGTAATCAGAAAAGTGCCAATGGCCGCGCGGGTATCGTGCAAGGTTTACTGCAAGAGTTCTCTCTCTCTTCACAGGAAGGCGTGGCATTGATGTGCCTCGCAGAAGCGCTGCTGCGTATTCCTGACAAACCCACTCGTGATGCACTGATCCGCGATAAAATTAGCAACGGTAACTGGCACTCTCATCTGGGGCGCAGCCCATCGATGTTTGTTAATGCGGCGACCTGGGGGCTGCTCTTTACCGGCCATCTGGTTTCTACTCATAATGAGGCGAAGCTCTCCGGTTCATTAAATCGTATTATTGGTAAAGGTGGTGAGCCATTAATCCGCAAAGGTGTGGATATGGCTATGCGCCTGATGGGCGAGCAATTTGTGACCGGTGAAACCATTGCCGAAGCATTGGCGAACGCGAACAAACTGGAAGATAAAGGGTTCCGTTACTCTTACGATATGCTGGGTGAAGCGGCACTGACAGAGGTTGATGCTCAGGCTTATCTGCTCTCTTATCAGCAAGCAATCCATGCTATTGGCAAAGCCTCAAATGGCCGAGGTATCTATGAAGGGCCGGGCATCTCAATTAAGCTATCTGCCCTGCACCCTCGCTATAGCCGTGCCCAATATGAACGGGTAATGGATGAGTTGTATCCACGGCTATTATCGCTGACCTTACAAGCGCGGCAGTATGACATCGGTATTAACATTGATGCAGAAGAAGCCGATCGTCTGGAAATCTCCCTCGATCTGCTGGAAAAACTCTGTTTCGAACCCAAATTGGCGGGTTGGAACGGTATCGGCTTTGTCATTCAGGCATACCAAAAACGTTGCCCCGCCACTATTGATGCTGTGATAGATATGGCCCAGCGCAGCCGCCGCCGGCTGATGATTCGCTTAGTCAAAGGCGCATACTGGGACAGCGAAATTAAACGCGCTCAAGTTGATGGATTGGAAGGTTATCCGGTTTATACCCGTAAGGTATATACCGATGTTTCTTATCTGGCTTGCGCACGCAAATTACTGGCCGTACCCAATCTGATTTACCCACAATTTGCCACTCATAACGCACATACCTTATCTGCCATCTACCATCTTGCCGGGCAAAATTATTACCCCGGCCAGTATGAGTTCCAATGCCTGCATGGCATGGGGGAACCGCTGTATGAACAGGTTGTCGGAAAAGTTGCCGATGGCAAGCTTAATCGCCCATGCCGCATCTATGCTCCGGTAGGTACCCACGAAACCTTACTGGCGTATCTGGTACGCCGCCTGCTGGAGAATGGGGCCAACACGTCGTTTGTAAACCGCATTGCCGATGCCACGTTGCCACTGGATGAGCTGGTCGCAGATCCCGTTAGTGCGGTTGAAGCCATCGCCGCAAGTGAAGGACAACTCGGTTTACCTCATCCACGGATCCCGTTACCACGCGAGTTATACGGTCAGGCTCGCGCTAATTCCAGCGGGTTAGATTTAGCGAACGAACATCGTCTGGCGTCACTCTCCAGCGCCCTACTCACCAGTGCCAGCCAGATATGGCGTGCAGAACCCATCATTGGTGCAGAGCGTGATAGCGGTATAGTGGTTGATAACCTAACCGAACAAACGGTTATCAACCCGGCAGAACCTACTGATATCGTCGGCTACGTTCGTGAAACAACGGAGGTTGAAGTCAATCGTGCACTGGATGTAGCTGGCAGCGCCGGGGCTATCTGGTTTGCAACGCCACCAGCCGAACGTGCGGCTATTTTAGTTCGCGCCGCTGAACTGATGGAAAGTCAGATGCAAACATTGATGGGGATACTGGTACGAGAGGCGGGTAAAACCTTCAGTAATGCCATTGCGGAAGTACGTGAAGCTGTTGATTTCCTGCACTATTATGCTGGGATAGTACGAAACGATTTCTCCAATGATAGCCACCGCCCTCTTGGCCCTGTGGTTTGTATCAGCCCGTGGAACTTCCCGTTGGCAATATTTACCGGCCAGATTGCCGCAGCATTAGCTGCCGGTAACAGTGTATTGGCAAAACCGGCAGAACAAACGCCACTGATAGCCGCTCAGGCTGTACGTATCCTGCTAGAGGCCGGCATTCCTCAAGGCGTGCTGCAACTATTACCTGGGCGAGGCGACAGTGTCGGGGCGACGCTGGTCAATGATAACCGTGTGCGCGGCGTGATGTTTACCGGTTCAACCGAAGTCGCCGCCATTTTGCAGCGCAGTATTGCTGGCCGTCTTGACCCCCAAGGCCGCCCAACACCATTGATTGCCGAAACCGGCGGTCTCAATGCCATGATTGTTGATTCCTCTGCATTGACGGAACAAGTGGTGACCGATGTCGTCGCTTCAGCCTTTGACAGCGCGGGTCAACGTTGCTCGGCTTTGCGTATTCTGTGTATTCAGGAGGATGTTGCTGAACACACATTGCAAATGTTACGCGGCGCGATGGCAGAGTGCCGGATGGGTAATCCAGAACGCCTGTCTACGGATATCGGGCCGGTGATTGATGCCGAGGCGAAAGCCGGGATTGAGCGCCATATTCAGGCCATGCGCGCCAAAGGGCGTAAAGTTTACCAGGCTGCCCGCACCAACAGTCAGGACGAGACAGAGTGGCAACGCGGTACCTTTATTAAGCCAACATTAATAGAACTGGATAGCTTTGATGAGTTGAAAAAAGAGATCTTTGGGCCGGTACTGCATGTCGTGCGTTTCCAACGTCAGGACCTGAGTTCCTTAGTCGATCAAATCAACGCATCTGGCTATGGATTAACCTTGGGCATTCACACCCGTATTGATGAAACTATCGCTCAAGTCACTGAAAAAGCGAAAGTAGGCAACCTCTACGTTAACCGCAATATGGTCGGGGCGGTGGTTGGCGTACAACCTTTTGGTGGTGAAGGGTTGTCAGGAACCGGCCCTAAAGCCGGTGGTCCACTGTATCTGTATCGCCTGTTGTGCAGCCGCCCAGAAGATGCTGTTCTTAATACGCTGGCACATCAAAATATTGAGCAACCACAGAATATGGCGGGTCGCGAAGCATTACAAATAGCCTATCGCGCCCTAATACAATGGGCTGACAAACAACAATACGGTGAATTAGTACCCTTGGCGCAGCGCTATGGTGAACTGGCACAAAGTGGGACCATCCAATTGTTGCCAGGGCCAACCGGTGAACGCAACAGTTATACCCTACTACCACGTGAACGTGTTCTTTGTCTGGCGGATAATGACGCTGATGCTCTAATACAATTGGCAGCCGTCCTGGCAATTGGCTGCGAGATCTTATGGCCAGAACAGGGGATACAAAAGGATCTGTTACGCCAATTACCTGCGGTAGTGCAATCCCGAATTACCCTTACCCATGACTGGCAAACCGCCAACGTAACGTTTGATGCTGTTATCTATCACGGTGATGCGGATCAATTGCGCACCTTGTGTGAGCAGATAGCTCAAATTGAGGGGCCAATTGTCTCGGTACAGGGCTTCGCCCGTGGTGAAACAAATATACTGCTGGAACGCCTGCTAATTGAACACTCATTGAGTGTCAATACCGCCGCAGCGGGAGGAAATGCCAGCCTGATGACTATCGGCTAG
- a CDS encoding toxin-antitoxin system TumE family protein: protein MVDETHQIAKRRGNGQLRREIWANRVGTITRYNLAYINHHLSQGDNGRVVGYDNAHGFHHRHYLGGIETVDFVSFEQIEDCFQKDWTSLRRS from the coding sequence ATTGTCGATGAGACTCATCAAATTGCTAAGCGACGGGGTAATGGTCAATTACGCCGTGAAATATGGGCTAACCGGGTTGGTACTATCACCCGCTATAATTTAGCCTATATCAATCACCATTTATCACAGGGTGATAATGGCCGCGTAGTGGGTTATGACAACGCGCATGGTTTTCACCATCGCCATTACTTAGGCGGTATTGAAACAGTTGATTTTGTCAGTTTTGAACAGATAGAGGATTGCTTTCAGAAGGATTGGACTTCACTAAGGAGAAGTTAA